The sequence GCTCCGAGACACTCCCAACACGCGGCACATCTCCTTCACTCCGTACATGGAGCGGTGCTCGGTTATGAACCCGAATATCGATGCGGGTCCGTCGAGAAGATGGCCACTGCTTTTTTTAAAATGTCACGCTCTCGCTGAAGTCGTTCGTTCTCTTTACGAAGACGCTTCAGTTCGGCTTCTGGTGATTCCGGCGCATGACTGCCCACGAAGGCTGCGTCTTGATGGTCTCGATGTTTCTGCACCCAGCCCTTTAAGACGCCATACGTGATGCCCAGACTGCGCTCGACCTCGCGGATTCCCATGCCGTCCTCGATAACCAGACGGACTGCCTCTCGCTTGAAATTAGGATCGTACTTGCGATGACTCCTCATGAACACACCTCTCGTTCCCATTAGGGTAGTTGGTGTGTCCGCTAAAGTGAAGATAGCTCACTTCGCTCTGCCCCTTCCTGATCTCCATACGGACCACCTCGGCGTTCTTGGTGGAGAGGGCAGTGGTTTTGGCGCTGGGGCAATATATCAGCAAAAGGGACCTGTTCCCGTAGCTGTCTGGAGCCGGGGGCGAATACGGGCGTCCGGACAGCGGATTCGTCA is a genomic window of Desulfomicrobium baculatum DSM 4028 containing:
- a CDS encoding transposase — translated: MRSHRKYDPNFKREAVRLVIEDGMGIREVERSLGITYGVLKGWVQKHRDHQDAAFVGSHAPESPEAELKRLRKENERLQRERDILKKAVAIFSTDPHRYSGS